The Lactobacillus acidophilus DNA segment ATTTATATTAGTTATACTGTCGTTTGGTATATCTGCTTTATCTGATTTTAATAGGATTTTATTGAACAATAGTTTTATTTCTTTTATATCATTTGTGGTGATAACATCATATTCTAATGAGAATGCTGTAATGATATTAGATGTATTTATCAGTGTAATTGTAGCATTGTATATTTGCGAGTGGATAGTAGCCGATATTGGTTACCTAAAAACGATGTCTAATGATGAAACTTCAGCAGTAAAAAATGCTTTTGATAGTATATTAGGTACAGGACTATTAGGCAGCATAATTTGGTTAATCTTTATTCTTATAAAGAGATTAATTTAAATATTGTATTTTTATTTGTTACACCAAGATAAATAAATTTCATAATTGATCTTTTTATCTTTGGAAATTTAGAAGCACGTTTAATTTTCCCATTAGAGAGCACATCATAAGTTGTTAGTTTTTTTGATTTGGAGTCAATACTAGTCGTCTGTATTTGAGTTAACGTATGTAAGTTATTAGTTTTTGTTTTAAAACAAGCTATATATACAACAATAATTGTTAATATAGCGACTACTATGACATATGATTTTTTAATTTTATTCATAGTTAAAAGTTAAATTTCTACTTTGATATCATTTAAGACTCGTGCATGTTGTACCTACATAGTGAGACTTTTAATGAGGATGTTTTTTTAAATCTTTTATTAAAGCATATATTGCAACACAAAGCCAAAAGATGGATATTTTCATTGCTACGGAATCGTTAAGTATCTTTCCCCAAATGAAAAGAGCAATCTCAAAAATTATTAACCAAAACGTTTGCATCTTGATAATCTTTTTCAGCCATTCCATAGTAAATGCGTCCTTTTACATAATTTCGGGTTTTACTTTGAATCTTACGACATATTCAAATTGTATCATCATCGATAAAAATCCTTTTGCTAGTTTTATGGCTATTTATCAGATGTTTAATACTGTTTACGGATCAAAGAGAAATAGAAATTTAGATTAAGATTGACGACAGAATATTGAAATTTCTAAGTAATCTAAGTGCTAAAATGACAATTAGGTCATATAAGAAACATATAGTATAAGCAATTTAAGGAAATGAAATAATATGTTGTTAGACGACATTACTATTAATAGTGATTTAATTTGTTTGGGTGATTTTTCAGCAGATGCGGCTATGAATAAGAGTGTAAAAGGAGTGTTAGTTTATCGGCATGGTAAATCATATATAAAGCTTTTTGATTATATTCCAAATAAAATGCAAAATGCACCAATATATGGCAAATTGTATGATTCTGACAAAAAATATATTTTTGCTAAATTTGAAGGGGCATACTCTGATGATTCCCTAAGGGGATCAAAATATACTTTAATTTCAACTAGAATGACAACATCTGATTCTGATTTTAATGAAAAAATAGATATAAGTTATATAAAGGTAAGTAGTCCTGAAATAAGTAGATTGAGTGAAGACATAATAAGTAAGGAAGCTTCACCTGTAATAAGTGATTCTATAGTTGAAGATGAAAATATACAGTCATGTCTTAGTCCCGAAACTTTGTCTGATACGAGAAATCAGTTAGAAATAGTAGAGAAAAAAAGAGTAGTATTTATAACTAAATTTAGAAAGTTTTTTGATAAAGAAAAATTTAATAGCGTTTATATTGATTTTATGAATTTAGTTTCCTTATTCTATGGAAATTCTGCAACAGTTGATTATATTGTTTATGGTGATTCTAAAGGAAATATCCAAAGAAAATATCTGGATTTAAATTTAGCCAAGAGTTTTGAAAGACAATCACATTTGCAGTTAAGTTGGGAAAAGTTTATTCATGATTTAGGAAGAATATTTAAGAAAGTTTCGGTACCACGCATGCATAAATTGATAGAAAGCTTTTGCTTAAGTATCAATGGAACATTAGAACCGCAAATTGAAATACTAAATTATACCAACGCAATTGAGACTTATTTTAAGGGACAAAAATATGGTAATGGAAAAGAGATCAAGAGTTTAAATCAAAAATTATTGCGAATTATTAAAAGCGTAAATAAAGATAATATGTTTTTCCGAGATGAGACGGAAGAACATGATTTCTGTACTAGTATACGGGATACACGTGATTATTTGGTTCATGGTGATAAGTCAAATAGTAAATATCTTTTGAAAGATGACAAACTAGCATATTACGATGATAATCTTAAAAGAATAATATATTACTTCATCTTAGATAAGATTGGTATTGCAACAGAAGTTAATATACAATCGTATATCGCTCAATTGAATTACCATCGTTTAAATTATTAAACCATAACGTTTATGAATGCTGGGCTTTGAGGGTGAGAGGCAAGACATTAATGGAAAAGTTATAGAGCTGAATTATTTAATACAGAATAATTGTTTTAATCAATATAAAGGTGAGGTAATTTTATTCAATTTAATAAAGGCATTGAGTCTTGAAAATACAGCGTTAAAAGTTTCAGCTAATAATTACTTTAACTTCTATGAACAGTTTGTAGATCAGCTACAGGTATTTTCCAATAAAAAGTTGATAGAATTATGCAATTATCTAAAGATGCAGAATAGAGAAGCATATAAGTGGACAATGCAGAAAGTTATATTAGCTAATTGGGGTAAGTTTTTTTATCTATTTTAATTTCTGTACTTTCAGTCCCATTCATAATACGATTATGTTCAAGTATAAAAAGAAATATGGTGCTAAATGTCATGATATCCATATTAAACAATTTCATATTGTTCTACGTCTCACTCTTTTTGATATTTTACTTAATGAAAATAGTAATATGTTCAGTTTTTATTTCTTGTTTCCGCAATTCAATGTGCCTTAGATTTACAAAAAGTAGATCATTATATTGAGTGGTTGATGTTATTACAGTGTAGAAAAATAAACTATCAGATCTTATGTGTAAATATATTTTTTAGTTTATCTTTTATTAAAGTAAGACTCTAAAGTGTCTTGAAAGCCTTTATGGATTCGATAAAAATATCAGTCATTATATCTTAATGCCTATGTTATACTCCGCGGTCAGCAGCTTACT contains these protein-coding regions:
- a CDS encoding HEPN domain-containing protein → MLLDDITINSDLICLGDFSADAAMNKSVKGVLVYRHGKSYIKLFDYIPNKMQNAPIYGKLYDSDKKYIFAKFEGAYSDDSLRGSKYTLISTRMTTSDSDFNEKIDISYIKVSSPEISRLSEDIISKEASPVISDSIVEDENIQSCLSPETLSDTRNQLEIVEKKRVVFITKFRKFFDKEKFNSVYIDFMNLVSLFYGNSATVDYIVYGDSKGNIQRKYLDLNLAKSFERQSHLQLSWEKFIHDLGRIFKKVSVPRMHKLIESFCLSINGTLEPQIEILNYTNAIETYFKGQKYGNGKEIKSLNQKLLRIIKSVNKDNMFFRDETEEHDFCTSIRDTRDYLVHGDKSNSKYLLKDDKLAYYDDNLKRIIYYFILDKIGIATEVNIQSYIAQLNYHRLNY